The Streptomyces sp. NBC_00670 genome window below encodes:
- a CDS encoding phytoene desaturase family protein: protein MPAPRGHPADRYDAVIVGGGHNGLVAAAYLARAGRSVLVLERLDHTGGAAVSTRPFPGVDARLSRYSYLVSLLPPKIVRDLGLTFRTLPRTISSYTPVERAGRPTGLLVGGGEARTREAFARLTGSEREYAAWRRFYDLTGRVARRVFPTLTEPLPTRAELRRRIDDEEAWRALFEEPVGAAIEERFADDTVRGVVLTDALIGTFADAHDPSLKQNRCFLYHVIGGGTGAWDVPVGGMGALTDALAAAARDAGAELRTGREAVRVETDGRTAEVTHRGPDGEATVAARHVLVGASPEELARLTGDVPPTPAEGAQLKVNMLLTRLPRLRDASVDPREAFAGTFHIAEGYEQLATAHAQAAAGSLPTAPPSEIYCHSLTDPSILGPDLAGRGHHTLTLFGLHTPARLFAADNDGVREELLTSTLAQLDAHLAEPLADCLATDADGRPCVEARTPLDLERDLRLPGGNIFHRALSWPYAEEGATGRWGVETAHANVLLCGAGAVRGGGVSGVPGHNAARAVLEDTA, encoded by the coding sequence ATGCCCGCACCCCGGGGACACCCCGCCGACCGCTACGACGCCGTCATCGTGGGCGGCGGCCACAACGGACTGGTCGCCGCCGCCTACCTCGCCCGGGCCGGCCGCTCCGTGCTCGTCCTGGAGCGCCTGGACCACACCGGCGGCGCCGCCGTCTCCACCCGCCCCTTCCCCGGCGTGGACGCCCGCCTGTCCCGCTACTCCTACCTCGTCAGCCTGCTGCCCCCGAAGATCGTCCGCGATCTCGGCCTGACCTTCCGCACCCTCCCGCGCACGATCTCCTCGTACACCCCCGTCGAACGCGCCGGCCGCCCCACCGGACTGCTGGTCGGCGGTGGCGAGGCCCGCACCCGCGAGGCGTTCGCCCGCCTCACCGGTTCGGAGCGCGAGTACGCGGCCTGGCGGCGTTTCTACGACCTGACCGGCCGCGTCGCCCGCCGGGTCTTCCCCACCCTCACCGAACCCCTCCCGACCCGCGCCGAGCTGCGCCGCCGCATCGACGACGAGGAGGCCTGGCGGGCCCTGTTCGAGGAGCCGGTCGGCGCCGCGATCGAGGAGCGGTTCGCCGACGACACGGTCCGCGGCGTCGTCCTCACCGACGCCCTCATCGGCACCTTCGCCGACGCCCACGACCCGTCCCTGAAACAGAACCGCTGCTTCCTCTACCACGTGATCGGCGGCGGCACCGGCGCCTGGGACGTGCCCGTCGGCGGCATGGGCGCGCTCACCGACGCCCTCGCGGCCGCCGCCCGGGACGCGGGCGCCGAGCTGCGCACCGGCCGCGAGGCCGTCCGCGTCGAGACCGACGGCCGCACCGCCGAGGTCACCCACCGCGGCCCCGACGGCGAGGCCACCGTCGCCGCGCGGCACGTCCTGGTGGGTGCCTCGCCCGAGGAACTGGCCCGGCTCACCGGCGACGTCCCGCCCACCCCCGCCGAGGGTGCCCAGCTCAAGGTGAACATGCTGCTCACCAGGCTGCCCCGGCTGCGCGACGCCTCCGTCGACCCGCGCGAGGCGTTCGCCGGCACCTTCCACATCGCCGAGGGCTACGAGCAGCTGGCGACGGCCCACGCCCAGGCCGCCGCCGGGTCACTGCCCACCGCGCCGCCCTCGGAGATCTACTGCCACTCGCTCACCGACCCGAGCATCCTCGGCCCGGACCTCGCCGGCCGCGGCCACCACACGCTCACCCTCTTCGGCCTGCACACCCCGGCCCGGCTCTTCGCCGCCGACAACGACGGCGTGCGCGAGGAGTTGCTGACGTCCACCCTCGCCCAGCTCGACGCCCACCTCGCCGAACCGCTCGCCGACTGCCTGGCCACCGACGCCGACGGCCGCCCCTGCGTCGAGGCCCGCACCCCCCTCGACCTGGAACGCGACCTCCGGCTGCCCGGCGGCAACATCTTCCACCGCGCACTGTCCTGGCCGTACGCCGAAGAGGGCGCCACGGGCCGCTGGGGAGTGGAGACCGCACACGCCAACGTCCTGCTGTGCGGGGCGGGCGCGGTGCGCGGCGGCGGGGTGAGCGGGGTCCCGGGCCACAACGCGGCCCGGGCCGTACTGGAGGACACCGCCTGA
- a CDS encoding oxygenase MpaB family protein has product MDTDPGLFTPRSVTWQAHGDPMMWVAGIRALYLQALHPRAVHAVVENSDFRNDAWGRLRRTADFVGTTTYGTTTAAEHAGARVRKIHAMLRATDPDTGHPYRIDDPDLLLWVHCAEIDSYLHVLRRSGLPLTDAHADQYVAEARVSARLVGLDPAAVPGSRAELAAYFTSVRPVLTAGPDAREVDDFLRRPPVHPLLVPARALLWRHVAHLAYAALPPYAHELYGRPAPPPVTVTRRLRRTGTVLRTIPARVRWQLPPKHILRATARLGPGTRPDPRRAAL; this is encoded by the coding sequence GTGGACACCGACCCCGGTCTCTTCACCCCCCGCTCCGTGACCTGGCAGGCCCACGGCGACCCCATGATGTGGGTCGCCGGCATCCGCGCCCTCTACCTCCAGGCCCTCCACCCCCGCGCCGTCCACGCGGTCGTCGAGAACAGCGACTTCCGCAACGACGCGTGGGGCCGCCTCCGCCGCACCGCCGACTTCGTCGGCACCACCACGTACGGCACCACCACCGCCGCCGAACACGCCGGCGCCCGCGTCCGCAAGATCCACGCCATGCTCCGCGCCACCGACCCCGACACCGGGCACCCGTACCGCATCGACGACCCCGACCTGCTCCTCTGGGTGCACTGCGCCGAGATCGACTCCTACCTCCACGTACTGCGCCGCTCCGGCCTCCCCCTCACCGACGCCCACGCCGACCAGTACGTCGCCGAAGCCCGCGTCAGCGCCCGCCTCGTCGGCCTCGACCCCGCCGCCGTACCCGGCAGCCGTGCCGAACTCGCCGCCTACTTCACCTCGGTACGGCCCGTGCTCACCGCCGGACCCGACGCCCGCGAGGTCGACGACTTCCTGCGCCGCCCGCCGGTCCACCCCCTGCTCGTCCCCGCCCGCGCCCTGCTCTGGCGGCACGTGGCGCACCTGGCCTACGCCGCCCTGCCGCCGTACGCCCACGAGCTGTACGGCCGCCCCGCCCCGCCGCCCGTGACGGTCACCCGCCGGCTCCGCCGGACCGGCACCGTGCTGCGCACCATCCCCGCGCGGGTGCGCTGGCAGCTCCCCCCGAAGCACATCCTGCGCGCCACCGCCCGCCTCGGCCCGGGCACCCGCCCCGACCCCCGCCGCGCGGCCCTCTGA
- a CDS encoding ferredoxin, with product MTTTTARTTTQEELFRFLEDRFACAQTCTECARACALRASLVDPGGPEDQEAVRRKGIMCAEVCDATCRVLSEQGSQDETALRVQVEWCRAVCLESAHVFDDHPGAEDTAKACRECAQACTDFMTTLA from the coding sequence GTGACTACGACGACAGCAAGGACGACGACTCAGGAGGAGCTCTTCCGGTTCCTGGAGGACCGCTTCGCGTGCGCCCAGACGTGCACCGAGTGTGCACGCGCCTGTGCCCTGCGCGCGAGCCTCGTGGACCCGGGCGGGCCGGAGGACCAGGAAGCGGTGCGCCGCAAGGGCATCATGTGCGCCGAGGTGTGCGACGCCACCTGCCGCGTCCTGTCCGAACAGGGCAGTCAGGACGAGACGGCGCTCCGCGTCCAGGTGGAATGGTGCCGCGCGGTATGCCTGGAGAGCGCCCACGTCTTCGACGACCACCCCGGCGCGGAGGACACGGCCAAGGCCTGCCGGGAGTGCGCCCAGGCCTGCACGGACTTCATGACGACGCTGGCGTGA
- a CDS encoding DUF6479 family protein, translating into MHTEWTVTTAASGFSVIGPIVAGVVVVALLIGAVWKGYQIRRREPAPPRPEEQPRMPEGGPVREEQQVREPHEMPHDDEHRLTPHEMPAHGNPSSQTDPEQKRPRWNEGSSGSFGSGGPGGT; encoded by the coding sequence ATGCATACGGAATGGACGGTAACCACCGCGGCCAGTGGCTTCTCCGTCATCGGGCCGATCGTCGCCGGCGTGGTCGTCGTCGCGCTCCTGATCGGAGCGGTCTGGAAGGGCTACCAAATCCGCCGGCGCGAGCCGGCCCCGCCGCGCCCCGAGGAACAGCCGCGGATGCCGGAGGGCGGCCCCGTCCGCGAGGAGCAGCAGGTGCGCGAGCCGCACGAGATGCCCCACGACGACGAACACCGCCTCACCCCCCACGAGATGCCCGCCCACGGCAACCCCTCGTCGCAGACGGACCCGGAGCAGAAGCGGCCCCGCTGGAACGAGGGCAGCAGCGGCTCCTTCGGCAGCGGCGGCCCCGGCGGCACCTGA
- a CDS encoding beta-ketoacyl-[acyl-carrier-protein] synthase family protein, protein MSRDPGVVITGLGALTPLGATAADSWQALLDQRSGVRALPGDWPEDLPVRIAGTVTADPVDVLGRVQARKLDRGEQLAVAAARQAMEDAGRPEVEPERLAVVVGTGIGGVLSTLGQNELYENSGMRRLSPHAVPMLMPNGPAAWVSLDLGARAGARAPVSACASGAEALALGLDLIRLGRADVVVAGGTEASVHPFIVGAFAQMKALSRDDGDPAAVSRPFDADRTGFVMAEGASVMVLERADLARARGARVYGALAGAAVNSSAHHISASDAEGQVQAIRAALRDAELAPGDVEHVHAHATSTEGGDLAEADAIAKAVGDHPTVTATKSMTGHMLGASGAFGAMSALLAVHHGVVPATRNLRTVDPRIHLDVVAGENRVDRPAAALANSFGFGGHNVSLVVTRA, encoded by the coding sequence ATGAGCCGGGACCCCGGCGTCGTGATCACCGGTCTCGGCGCGCTCACCCCCCTGGGCGCGACCGCGGCCGACTCCTGGCAGGCGCTGCTCGACCAGCGCTCCGGCGTGCGCGCCCTGCCCGGGGACTGGCCCGAGGACCTGCCCGTACGGATCGCCGGGACGGTCACCGCCGACCCGGTCGACGTCCTGGGCCGGGTGCAGGCGCGCAAGCTGGACCGCGGGGAGCAGCTCGCCGTGGCCGCCGCCCGGCAGGCCATGGAGGATGCCGGGCGGCCCGAGGTCGAGCCCGAACGGCTCGCCGTGGTCGTCGGCACCGGCATCGGCGGCGTCCTCAGCACGCTCGGCCAGAACGAGCTGTACGAGAACTCCGGCATGCGCAGGCTGTCCCCGCACGCCGTGCCCATGCTGATGCCGAACGGTCCCGCCGCCTGGGTCAGCCTCGACCTGGGCGCGCGGGCCGGGGCGCGGGCGCCGGTCAGCGCCTGCGCCTCCGGCGCGGAGGCCCTCGCCCTGGGCCTGGACCTGATCCGGCTCGGCCGCGCCGACGTGGTGGTCGCGGGCGGCACCGAGGCCTCGGTGCACCCGTTCATCGTGGGAGCGTTCGCCCAGATGAAGGCGCTCTCCCGGGACGACGGCGACCCGGCCGCCGTGTCCCGGCCCTTCGACGCGGACCGCACCGGCTTCGTGATGGCGGAGGGCGCGAGCGTCATGGTCCTGGAGCGCGCGGACCTCGCGCGCGCCCGGGGCGCCCGCGTCTACGGCGCCCTGGCCGGGGCCGCCGTCAACTCCAGCGCCCACCACATCTCCGCCTCCGACGCGGAGGGCCAGGTGCAGGCCATCCGCGCGGCGCTGCGGGACGCGGAGCTGGCGCCCGGCGACGTCGAGCACGTGCACGCGCACGCCACCTCGACGGAGGGCGGTGACCTGGCGGAGGCCGACGCGATCGCCAAGGCGGTCGGCGACCACCCGACGGTCACGGCGACGAAGTCCATGACCGGGCACATGCTCGGCGCCTCCGGGGCCTTCGGCGCCATGTCCGCCCTGCTCGCCGTCCACCACGGGGTCGTCCCGGCGACCCGCAACCTGCGGACGGTGGACCCCAGGATCCACCTGGACGTCGTCGCGGGGGAGAACCGCGTGGACCGCCCGGCGGCGGCCCTGGCCAACTCCTTCGGCTTCGGCGGGCACAACGTCAGCCTCGTGGTGACACGGGCCTGA
- a CDS encoding beta-ketoacyl-[acyl-carrier-protein] synthase family protein encodes MSTSQEQAKVVVTGLGATTPLGGDVAATWDALLRGDSGVRVLDDEPWTEEMPPVLGGRVKVEPGAALDHQQRRRFSRSAQLAVTAAAEAWSDAGLDDATLSPHRVAVAVSAALGDMNAIINGWEALKDRGWRRVPPMTVPMSMGNGSAAAVALLVNARVGVHASVNACSSGTQALATAAELIRRGDADVVVAGGTEAPLHPLVLASFSAMRALSARVDDPGSAPRPFDADRDGMVLGEGSGVLVLESERHARERGARIYAELAGVGITSDAYHMVQPDPEGAGSALAVRAALKEGGVSPEEVAFFNANGTATIPGDAAEAKAVRAVFGESGRLPALTALKSMTGHSLGAAGAIESIATILSLHHGLVPPTRNFRRLDDGVELDVVHGSPLKLGDEQNAAVKNSAGFGGHNVALLFKGGARSDRSAEHTKENGG; translated from the coding sequence ATGAGCACTTCCCAGGAGCAGGCCAAGGTCGTCGTCACCGGCCTCGGCGCGACCACTCCGCTCGGCGGTGACGTGGCCGCCACATGGGACGCGCTGCTGCGCGGCGACAGCGGCGTCCGCGTGCTCGACGACGAGCCGTGGACCGAGGAGATGCCGCCCGTCCTCGGCGGCCGCGTCAAGGTCGAGCCCGGCGCCGCGCTCGACCACCAGCAGCGCCGCCGCTTCAGCCGCTCCGCACAGCTCGCGGTCACCGCCGCGGCCGAGGCATGGAGCGACGCCGGGCTCGACGACGCCACCCTCTCCCCGCACCGGGTGGCCGTCGCCGTCTCGGCCGCGCTGGGCGACATGAACGCCATCATCAACGGCTGGGAGGCGCTCAAGGACCGCGGCTGGCGGCGGGTGCCGCCGATGACCGTGCCGATGTCCATGGGCAACGGCTCCGCCGCGGCCGTGGCCCTGCTGGTCAACGCCCGCGTCGGGGTGCACGCCAGCGTCAACGCCTGCTCGTCGGGCACCCAGGCGCTGGCCACGGCCGCCGAGCTGATCCGCCGCGGCGACGCCGACGTCGTCGTGGCGGGCGGCACGGAGGCCCCGCTGCACCCGCTGGTCCTCGCCTCGTTCTCGGCCATGCGGGCACTGTCCGCGCGGGTGGACGACCCCGGCTCCGCGCCCCGCCCCTTCGACGCGGACCGCGACGGCATGGTCCTCGGCGAGGGTTCGGGCGTCCTCGTCCTGGAGTCCGAGCGGCACGCCCGCGAGCGCGGCGCCCGGATCTACGCCGAGCTGGCCGGGGTCGGCATCACCTCCGACGCCTACCACATGGTGCAGCCGGACCCGGAGGGCGCCGGCAGCGCCCTCGCCGTACGGGCCGCGCTGAAGGAGGGCGGCGTCTCCCCCGAGGAGGTGGCCTTCTTCAACGCCAACGGCACGGCCACGATCCCCGGCGACGCGGCCGAGGCCAAGGCGGTCCGGGCGGTCTTCGGCGAGAGCGGCCGGCTCCCGGCGCTCACCGCCCTGAAGTCCATGACCGGGCACAGCCTGGGAGCGGCCGGCGCCATCGAGTCCATCGCCACCATCCTCAGCCTGCACCACGGGCTGGTGCCGCCGACCCGCAACTTCCGCCGCCTCGACGACGGTGTCGAGCTCGACGTGGTGCACGGCTCGCCGCTCAAACTGGGCGACGAGCAGAACGCCGCCGTCAAGAACTCGGCCGGCTTCGGCGGCCACAACGTCGCCCTGCTCTTCAAGGGCGGCGCACGGTCCGACCGGTCCGCGGAGCACACGAAGGAGAACGGCGGATGA
- a CDS encoding SRPBCC family protein, with the protein MTKDETVRAEYTFSVPVPPQEAFARISDPEQDPVWQAAVVEVTLRGGEPRPGCRYDIVFQLIGKRMEFTVEIDEFEPGRLSTFHTLSGPVSYQGTYAYTANADGGTDVHWTFDVQPGDYFGIMPKTLLRKVLVNSVKKDSGKLAARLGQEARTR; encoded by the coding sequence ATGACCAAGGATGAGACGGTCCGGGCCGAGTACACCTTCAGCGTGCCCGTCCCCCCGCAGGAGGCGTTCGCGCGCATCTCGGACCCCGAGCAGGACCCGGTGTGGCAGGCGGCCGTCGTCGAGGTCACCCTCCGGGGCGGCGAGCCGCGGCCCGGCTGCCGGTACGACATCGTTTTCCAGCTCATCGGCAAGCGCATGGAGTTCACCGTCGAGATCGACGAGTTCGAGCCGGGCCGCCTGTCGACGTTCCACACGCTGAGCGGACCGGTGAGCTACCAGGGCACCTACGCGTACACCGCCAACGCGGACGGCGGCACCGACGTGCACTGGACGTTCGATGTCCAGCCCGGGGACTACTTCGGCATCATGCCGAAGACCCTGCTGCGCAAGGTGCTCGTCAACTCGGTCAAGAAGGACTCCGGCAAGCTCGCCGCCCGGCTCGGACAGGAGGCACGCACCCGATGA
- a CDS encoding non-ribosomal peptide synthetase, producing the protein MSAPIPANHQQAGLWFIHETDPGCAAYHITFAAEVTADPELGPRVLDVVEDLTREHDALRIAFRGGPEGPEQWVSDTVRPDIRHADVRGTDPDVLRRRIRTDSREPFDLARPPLWRVHLYRTAERTWVFTVVMHHIAIDFWSLALLLSEVRSRLEGTENRFTLDGGAFAAYAEQQRTFLTGERAATLLAGEAERLADAPPALDLYGDRPRPPAPSYDGSSVPFGLSADTTEAVRRLARESATTPYTVLLAAYLVLLSRLSGQADVMVGTPTSGRVQRQFRDALGNFVNTVVVRGEVDEESTYRQLLASARERVLRATRAQELPFPWLVRELAPPRDPSRTPLYQAGFAWDRLPFLNDMDDFFLLEPGEGTELELAGATLRPYPLPQQEGQTDLWIEMGAERAGAYAGVLRFNTDVFTAETARELAASFVTTVETLVTRPDEPLGSLPRGDEGQRARIAAWGTGPDRAVPEAGLPHLFREQATRTPDAIALVAGAAGEEQWSYGRLLHEAETIAAALRAAGVVTGDRVAVMVDRGAPLVAALLGVLEAGAAYVPLDPNLPAERLAYMAEDSRARLLLSRSALAASHLPGLPVLDLDELPAAAPGGERAAVGAGDLAYVLYTSGSTGRPKGVAIPHHALTNLLLSMGEDTGFTAADSLLAVTTVSFDIAGLELYLPLLTGGRVIVCDSTTAADGAALAVRIEESGATWMQATPTSWRMLRDAGWQGSERLNVLCGGEELPLELAEFLGSRVASLRNVYGPTETTIWSTSGRVDPARGIDIGTPLANTRLYTLDPQGRQVEPGFPGELWIGGDGLALGYWDREELTAERFVTGLPAAPGDRLYRTGDRARFTSEGRLLHHGRLDNQVKLRGYRIELSEVETVLEAVDGVATAVVVVREDRLVAYLVAEPGAELKQADVKSAAAVSLPPYMVPGVVMVLDELPLTANKKIDRNRLPEPVVTSDAGFAKPRDATEITLARMWSEILGLSQVGIHDNFFDVGGHSLLAVRLSAAIREEWDVEVPISVMLRQGTVAELAAIVRRGGQDSERVPVVTLREGDPAHPDQRPVFLFHPFGGTVFCYVELTRHLPEGRPVLAIEAPGIESEGEAEVSVEAMATRYLEYIKDVQPAGPYSVGGWCFGGVIAYEVAVQLRAAGEETDLLFGIDSRAPIEENIPESSDDATILSWFARDLAVPYGKTLDIPAELLRELGGDAAFDHILKEAADLGVLAQDADRAQILRYFEAYLANGIALQTYLPEPADVDLVLLRAVDETTDYGPALGWQSLIEGSLDVIDVPGDHNSVMYPPHAEQAALAVGPHLHTHPAAGHGEGDTHDDQG; encoded by the coding sequence ATGAGCGCGCCGATACCCGCCAACCACCAGCAGGCCGGGCTCTGGTTCATCCACGAGACCGACCCCGGGTGCGCGGCCTACCACATCACCTTCGCGGCCGAGGTCACCGCCGACCCCGAACTCGGCCCCCGCGTCCTGGACGTCGTCGAGGACCTGACCCGCGAGCACGACGCCCTCCGGATCGCCTTCCGCGGCGGCCCCGAGGGACCCGAGCAGTGGGTGTCCGACACCGTCCGCCCCGACATCCGGCACGCCGACGTGCGCGGCACCGACCCGGACGTACTGCGCCGCCGCATCCGCACCGACAGCCGCGAGCCGTTCGACCTGGCCCGCCCGCCGCTGTGGCGCGTCCACCTCTACCGGACCGCCGAGCGCACCTGGGTGTTCACCGTCGTGATGCACCACATCGCGATCGACTTCTGGTCGCTGGCGCTCCTGCTGTCCGAGGTGCGCAGCCGGCTGGAGGGCACCGAGAACCGGTTCACCCTGGACGGCGGCGCCTTCGCGGCCTACGCCGAGCAGCAGCGCACCTTCCTCACCGGCGAGCGGGCCGCCACCCTGCTCGCCGGCGAGGCCGAACGGCTCGCCGACGCGCCCCCCGCCCTCGACCTGTACGGCGACCGGCCCCGGCCGCCCGCCCCGTCCTACGACGGCTCCTCGGTGCCGTTCGGCCTGAGCGCCGACACCACCGAGGCGGTACGGCGACTGGCGCGCGAGTCCGCCACCACGCCGTACACCGTGCTGCTCGCCGCCTACCTGGTGCTGCTCAGCCGGCTCAGCGGCCAGGCGGACGTCATGGTCGGCACGCCCACCTCCGGCCGGGTGCAGCGGCAGTTCCGCGACGCGCTCGGCAACTTCGTCAACACCGTCGTCGTCCGCGGCGAGGTGGACGAGGAGTCGACCTACCGTCAGCTCCTCGCCTCCGCCCGCGAGCGGGTGCTGCGGGCCACCCGGGCGCAGGAACTGCCCTTCCCCTGGCTGGTCCGGGAGCTGGCGCCGCCGCGCGACCCCAGCCGCACGCCCCTGTACCAGGCCGGTTTCGCCTGGGACCGGCTGCCGTTCCTGAACGACATGGACGACTTCTTCCTGCTGGAGCCCGGCGAGGGCACCGAGCTGGAGCTGGCCGGCGCCACCCTGCGGCCGTACCCGCTGCCGCAGCAGGAGGGCCAGACCGACCTCTGGATCGAGATGGGCGCGGAGCGCGCCGGCGCCTACGCGGGCGTCCTGCGCTTCAACACCGACGTCTTCACCGCCGAGACGGCCCGCGAACTGGCCGCCTCCTTCGTCACCACCGTGGAGACGCTGGTCACCCGCCCCGACGAGCCGCTGGGCAGCCTGCCCCGGGGCGACGAGGGACAGCGGGCCCGGATCGCCGCCTGGGGCACCGGCCCCGACCGCGCCGTCCCCGAGGCCGGGCTGCCGCACCTCTTCCGGGAACAGGCCACCCGCACCCCCGACGCGATCGCACTGGTCGCCGGGGCCGCCGGGGAGGAGCAGTGGAGTTACGGCCGGCTGCTGCACGAGGCCGAGACGATCGCGGCGGCGCTGCGGGCCGCCGGGGTCGTCACCGGTGACCGGGTCGCGGTGATGGTCGACCGCGGGGCGCCGCTCGTGGCCGCCCTGCTGGGCGTCCTGGAGGCCGGGGCCGCCTATGTGCCACTGGACCCGAACCTCCCCGCCGAGCGGCTGGCCTACATGGCCGAGGACTCCCGCGCCCGGCTGCTGCTCAGCCGGAGCGCACTGGCCGCGAGCCACCTGCCCGGGCTGCCCGTGCTCGACCTCGACGAACTGCCGGCCGCCGCCCCCGGCGGCGAGCGCGCCGCGGTCGGGGCGGGCGACCTCGCCTACGTCCTCTACACCTCCGGCTCCACCGGCCGGCCCAAGGGCGTGGCGATCCCGCACCACGCCCTGACCAACCTGCTCCTCTCGATGGGCGAGGACACCGGCTTCACCGCCGCCGACAGCCTTCTCGCCGTCACCACGGTCTCCTTCGACATCGCCGGCCTGGAGCTGTACCTGCCGCTCCTCACCGGCGGCCGGGTGATCGTCTGCGACAGCACCACCGCGGCCGACGGCGCCGCGCTCGCCGTCCGGATCGAGGAGTCCGGCGCCACCTGGATGCAGGCCACGCCCACCTCCTGGCGCATGCTCCGGGACGCCGGCTGGCAGGGCTCCGAGCGGCTCAACGTGCTCTGCGGCGGCGAGGAACTCCCCCTGGAACTGGCGGAGTTCCTGGGCTCGCGGGTGGCGAGCCTGCGCAACGTCTACGGGCCCACCGAGACGACCATCTGGTCCACCTCCGGCCGCGTCGACCCCGCCCGGGGCATCGACATCGGCACACCGCTGGCCAACACCCGGCTCTACACCCTCGACCCGCAGGGCCGGCAGGTGGAACCGGGCTTCCCCGGCGAGCTGTGGATCGGCGGCGACGGCCTCGCGCTCGGCTACTGGGACCGCGAGGAGCTGACGGCGGAGCGGTTCGTCACCGGACTCCCCGCCGCCCCCGGGGACCGGCTCTACCGCACCGGCGACCGGGCCCGCTTCACCAGCGAGGGCCGGCTGCTGCACCACGGCAGGCTGGACAACCAGGTCAAGCTGCGCGGCTACCGCATCGAGCTCTCCGAGGTCGAGACCGTCCTCGAAGCGGTCGACGGGGTCGCCACGGCCGTGGTCGTCGTCCGCGAGGACCGCCTCGTGGCCTACCTGGTCGCCGAGCCCGGCGCCGAACTCAAGCAGGCGGACGTCAAGTCGGCGGCGGCCGTCTCCCTCCCGCCGTACATGGTGCCCGGCGTCGTCATGGTCCTCGACGAACTGCCGCTGACCGCCAACAAGAAGATCGACCGCAACCGGCTGCCCGAGCCCGTCGTCACCTCCGACGCCGGATTCGCCAAGCCGCGCGACGCCACGGAGATCACCCTGGCGCGAATGTGGTCGGAGATCCTCGGCCTGTCCCAGGTCGGCATCCACGACAACTTCTTCGACGTGGGCGGCCACTCCCTGCTCGCCGTCCGGCTCAGCGCGGCCATCCGCGAGGAGTGGGACGTCGAGGTGCCGATCTCCGTCATGCTCCGCCAGGGCACCGTCGCGGAACTTGCCGCCATCGTCCGCCGCGGCGGCCAGGACAGCGAGCGCGTCCCGGTGGTCACCCTGCGGGAGGGCGACCCCGCCCACCCGGACCAGCGGCCGGTGTTCCTGTTCCACCCCTTCGGCGGCACCGTCTTCTGCTACGTCGAACTCACCCGCCATCTGCCCGAGGGCCGGCCCGTCCTCGCCATCGAGGCGCCCGGCATCGAGAGCGAGGGCGAGGCCGAGGTCAGCGTCGAGGCCATGGCCACCCGCTACCTGGAGTACATCAAGGACGTGCAGCCGGCCGGCCCCTACTCGGTGGGCGGCTGGTGTTTCGGCGGCGTCATCGCCTACGAGGTCGCCGTCCAGCTGCGCGCGGCGGGGGAGGAGACCGACCTCCTCTTCGGCATCGACAGCCGTGCGCCCATCGAGGAGAACATCCCGGAGTCCTCCGACGACGCGACGATCCTGTCGTGGTTCGCCCGGGACCTCGCGGTGCCCTACGGCAAGACGCTCGACATCCCGGCCGAGCTCCTGCGCGAACTCGGCGGCGACGCCGCGTTCGACCACATCCTCAAGGAGGCCGCCGACCTCGGCGTCCTCGCCCAGGACGCCGACCGGGCGCAGATCCTGCGCTACTTCGAGGCCTACCTGGCCAACGGCATCGCCCTGCAGACCTATCTGCCGGAGCCCGCCGACGTCGACCTGGTGCTGCTGCGCGCCGTCGACGAGACCACCGACTACGGGCCCGCGCTCGGCTGGCAGTCACTGATCGAGGGGTCCCTGGACGTCATCGACGTCCCCGGCGACCACAACTCGGTGATGTACCCGCCGCACGCCGAGCAGGCCGCCCTGGCCGTCGGCCCCCACCTGCACACGCACCCGGCCGCCGGCCACGGAGAGGGAGACACCCACGATGACCAAGGATGA
- a CDS encoding acyl carrier protein, with translation MSTTDMTLDDVRNVLIKAVSAEAGVAPAELATDQPFTSYGLDSMAALTVGMEIEDSCGLTDPPVDLLWDHPTVDSLAEALWALMNDGTPADGAVPARAAADGQ, from the coding sequence ATGAGCACCACGGACATGACGCTGGACGACGTCCGCAACGTACTGATCAAGGCGGTGTCCGCCGAAGCCGGCGTCGCCCCCGCCGAGCTCGCCACCGACCAGCCCTTCACCTCCTACGGCCTGGACTCCATGGCGGCCCTCACCGTCGGCATGGAGATAGAAGACTCCTGCGGCCTCACCGACCCGCCGGTGGACCTGCTCTGGGACCACCCCACGGTCGACTCCCTCGCCGAGGCGCTCTGGGCGCTGATGAACGACGGCACGCCGGCCGACGGCGCCGTACCGGCCCGGGCCGCCGCGGACGGCCAGTGA